The proteins below are encoded in one region of Corynebacterium sphenisci DSM 44792:
- a CDS encoding ABC transporter substrate-binding protein, with translation MPDVRTGAPAPRRRARPPAAIRSLVHLLTALALLIGIAGVGGCAVAGGDTPAADAPIRVAMPDPEGPLYPSATYSLGSIIAVHRIFAGLVAHDPDGGAYLDDAESVEPDEGFRTWTITLREGLSFADGEPVTADSYIRAWEDAAYGPNNRVHAGYFSDIDGFERMRADAPGGPARHLRGLERVDERTFRVHLTRPLAAFRDRLAAVGFKPLPAAALADPEGFGEHPVGNGPYRIDGEHGWERHRVLRLRPNPSYRGPNAPENAGLDLVFGADPETAWADLLAGTIDVATEPPADAAGEAPGGFADAAGYTHQALAIPMDAPHFRGAEGRLRRAAISLAIDRAGICATLLDGLADPAAGPAAGPALGGRPAPGAEVLRHDPGRARRLWARAEAISEFTGTLPLAYAAGDSRNPAAARMTAVADGLRGTLGVDARPEPYPSTAALTEALLAGEIRGPVLRAMAPALPVAWEYYEPAYATGGSFNRVGFSDPEVDAALAEAAAGDPDAAATALDRIAGRLLAELPDIPLWDLRERLAWGPGVAGVTVGWDGFPVFHRLRRPEAG, from the coding sequence ATGCCCGACGTTCGCACCGGCGCGCCCGCCCCCCGGCGGCGCGCGCGGCCGCCGGCCGCCATCCGATCCCTGGTCCACCTGCTCACCGCGCTGGCCCTGCTCATCGGGATCGCCGGGGTGGGCGGCTGCGCCGTCGCCGGGGGCGACACCCCGGCGGCGGACGCCCCGATCCGGGTGGCCATGCCCGACCCGGAGGGCCCGCTGTACCCCTCGGCGACGTATTCGCTGGGCTCCATCATCGCGGTGCACCGGATCTTCGCCGGCCTGGTGGCCCATGACCCGGACGGCGGGGCCTACCTCGACGACGCGGAATCCGTGGAGCCGGACGAGGGGTTCCGGACCTGGACGATCACCCTGCGCGAGGGGCTGTCCTTCGCCGACGGGGAGCCGGTGACCGCGGACTCCTACATCCGGGCCTGGGAGGACGCCGCCTACGGGCCGAACAACCGGGTGCACGCAGGCTACTTCTCCGACATCGACGGCTTCGAGCGGATGCGCGCGGACGCCCCCGGCGGCCCGGCGCGGCATCTGCGCGGCCTGGAGCGCGTCGACGAGCGCACCTTCCGGGTGCACCTGACCCGGCCCCTGGCCGCTTTCCGGGATCGGCTGGCGGCGGTGGGCTTCAAACCGCTGCCGGCGGCCGCCCTGGCCGACCCGGAGGGCTTCGGGGAGCATCCGGTGGGCAACGGGCCCTACCGCATCGACGGGGAGCACGGCTGGGAGCGGCACCGGGTGCTGCGGCTGCGCCCCAACCCGAGCTACCGCGGGCCGAACGCCCCGGAGAACGCCGGGCTGGACCTGGTCTTCGGCGCCGACCCGGAGACCGCCTGGGCGGATCTGCTGGCCGGCACCATCGACGTGGCGACGGAGCCGCCGGCCGACGCCGCCGGGGAAGCCCCGGGCGGGTTCGCCGACGCCGCCGGCTACACCCACCAGGCGCTGGCGATCCCGATGGACGCCCCGCATTTCCGCGGCGCGGAGGGCCGGCTGCGCCGGGCGGCGATCTCCCTGGCCATCGACCGGGCGGGGATCTGCGCGACCCTGCTGGACGGGCTCGCCGACCCGGCGGCGGGGCCCGCGGCGGGTCCGGCGCTGGGCGGCCGGCCCGCCCCGGGGGCGGAGGTGCTGCGCCATGACCCGGGGCGGGCCCGCCGGCTGTGGGCCCGGGCGGAGGCGATCTCGGAGTTCACCGGGACCCTGCCGCTGGCCTACGCCGCAGGCGATTCCCGGAACCCCGCGGCGGCCCGGATGACCGCGGTGGCCGACGGGCTGCGCGGGACCCTCGGGGTGGACGCGCGCCCGGAGCCCTACCCGAGCACGGCGGCGCTCACCGAGGCGCTGCTGGCCGGGGAGATCCGGGGCCCGGTGCTGCGCGCGATGGCCCCGGCGCTGCCGGTGGCCTGGGAGTACTACGAGCCGGCCTACGCCACCGGCGGGTCCTTCAACCGGGTGGGCTTCTCCGATCCGGAGGTCGACGCCGCACTGGCGGAGGCCGCCGCCGGCGATCCGGATGCCGCGGCGACGGCGCTGGACCGGATCGCCGGGCGGCTGCTGGCGGAGCTGCCCGACATCCCGCTGTGGGATCTGCGCGAGCGGCTGGCCTGGGGCCCGGGGGTCGCCGGCGTGACGGTCGGCTGGGACGGGTTCCCCGTCTTCCACCGGCTGCGCCGGCCCGAGGCCGGCTGA
- a CDS encoding CBS domain-containing protein, protein MVRAGAEGDREERAFNEDRSYAGWPGTPDFSEATTKSDISKILKDSYGSDITRSARANWTGQLWRFVTQIEIGDFIVMPLKLEPGQVAIGRVIGNYEFDEEEQDGFRHSREVDWGTEKYDRDEFCDDIRGTLGSFLTVCEIAQPHVITRLESMIDTGVDPGYDESDDEEDPVALLSTLVDSSEGDVLKISIRDILGYWGYYRRNARIVEEITSALVDGGLFVKPSISDGAIDSVVAITPIENRGGEQEAPEERPDDVEQADMSTILTLEGGVKYVIGTMPSAQCEVTVTTTDEELAQAVTKMVINDYSQLPVVDDENHLLGAITWPQISLGLIAGTPKTVGEVCQTAPSVTSQDELLSKIDTIHYEGFVVVCDRENRVTGIVTSSDLASRFREDYGPIALLDEIERRLRHRFEEKTTIDEMRRLGVRVGREGYSLGNYAKAMSIEDCWDIVGWPALDRKTVADLMEEVRLIRNSLMHFSPDPLQKDQVAKIEKAVRLFRRTIPITVMREV, encoded by the coding sequence ATGGTGCGAGCTGGCGCCGAGGGCGACCGCGAGGAAAGAGCCTTCAACGAAGACCGCTCATACGCTGGCTGGCCCGGAACCCCTGATTTTTCAGAGGCGACAACAAAATCTGATATCAGTAAAATACTCAAGGATAGCTACGGTAGCGATATTACACGTTCAGCCCGAGCCAACTGGACGGGGCAGCTGTGGAGATTCGTAACGCAAATTGAGATAGGCGACTTCATCGTAATGCCCCTGAAGCTCGAACCGGGCCAGGTCGCAATCGGTCGCGTAATAGGCAATTATGAGTTTGACGAGGAAGAACAAGACGGCTTCAGACATAGCCGTGAAGTCGACTGGGGTACTGAAAAGTATGACCGCGACGAGTTCTGCGATGACATCCGAGGCACACTCGGCTCATTCTTGACCGTATGCGAGATAGCGCAACCGCATGTAATAACTCGCCTGGAGTCCATGATCGACACTGGCGTAGACCCCGGATACGACGAATCAGACGATGAGGAAGATCCCGTCGCACTGCTATCAACCCTTGTCGACTCTAGCGAGGGCGATGTTCTAAAAATTTCGATCCGGGATATCCTAGGCTACTGGGGATACTACCGCCGAAACGCGCGGATCGTCGAAGAAATTACCAGCGCCTTAGTGGATGGCGGGCTCTTCGTAAAACCTTCAATATCCGATGGCGCTATTGATTCAGTCGTGGCCATCACCCCTATCGAAAATCGAGGTGGTGAGCAAGAAGCTCCCGAAGAGCGGCCTGACGATGTCGAACAAGCTGATATGAGCACTATCCTCACGCTGGAAGGAGGAGTCAAATACGTTATTGGGACTATGCCGAGCGCGCAGTGCGAAGTAACTGTGACAACGACGGACGAAGAACTGGCTCAGGCGGTCACTAAAATGGTCATCAATGATTACTCACAGCTTCCAGTAGTGGATGACGAGAACCACTTACTTGGTGCCATTACTTGGCCGCAGATCTCTCTTGGCCTAATTGCGGGAACCCCCAAAACGGTTGGAGAGGTTTGCCAGACGGCACCGAGTGTAACAAGTCAAGATGAACTGCTGTCAAAGATTGACACGATTCACTACGAGGGCTTTGTCGTGGTCTGCGATAGAGAAAACAGGGTTACAGGAATTGTAACTAGCAGTGACCTCGCGTCGCGATTCCGCGAAGACTACGGGCCAATTGCCCTCCTCGACGAAATCGAGAGGAGGCTGCGTCACAGGTTTGAAGAAAAGACCACCATTGACGAAATGCGGAGGCTAGGTGTACGGGTAGGGAGAGAGGGATACTCCCTGGGCAATTACGCTAAGGCTATGAGTATTGAAGACTGTTGGGATATAGTAGGCTGGCCAGCTTTGGATCGGAAGACCGTTGCCGACCTGATGGAAGAGGTTAGACTGATCAGGAACTCCTTGATGCACTTCTCCCCCGACCCGTTACAGAAGGACCAGGTCGCGAAGATAGAGAAGGCTGTCAGACTCTTCAGGCGCACCATCCCGATAACTGTTATGAGAGAGGTATAA
- the glmM gene encoding phosphoglucosamine mutase, which produces MPRLFGTDGVRGLANRTLTAPLAMRLGAAAATVLTRDSNPAKRRPLAVVGRDPRVSGEMLAAALSAGLASKGVDVLRVGVLPTPGVAFLTDDYGAELGVMISASHNPMPDNGIKFFAAGGTKLDDAVEKEIERELDLLEDTGPTGAGVGRIIEEAPDALDRYLFHLSRAVPRKLDGIRVVVDCANGAASDAAPLAYAAAGADVVAIHNSPDSYNINDSCGSTHIDVLQKAVLEHGADLGLAHDGDADRCLAVDSSGNVIDGDQIMAILAVAMKEDGLLHHNTLVATVMSNLGLRLAMREHGIEMRTTRVGDRYVLADLAAGGYSLGGEQSGHVVIPDFATTGDGTLTGLNLMARMAGTGKTLAELAAVMTVLPQTLINVPVADKAAIADSPEVTAAVAEAEAELGETGRVLLRPSGTEELFRVMVEAADAETARRIAGHLAAVVAAV; this is translated from the coding sequence ATGCCCCGCCTCTTCGGAACCGACGGCGTCCGCGGACTCGCGAACCGCACCCTCACCGCCCCCCTGGCCATGCGGCTGGGTGCGGCGGCGGCCACCGTGCTCACCCGCGACTCCAACCCCGCCAAGCGCCGGCCGCTGGCCGTGGTCGGCCGCGACCCCCGGGTCTCCGGGGAGATGCTCGCCGCGGCGCTGTCCGCCGGCCTGGCCTCCAAGGGCGTGGACGTGCTGCGGGTGGGCGTGCTGCCCACCCCGGGCGTGGCCTTCCTCACCGACGACTACGGCGCCGAGCTGGGCGTGATGATCTCCGCCAGCCACAACCCGATGCCGGACAACGGGATCAAGTTCTTCGCCGCCGGCGGCACCAAGCTCGATGACGCGGTGGAGAAGGAGATCGAGCGGGAGCTGGATCTGCTGGAGGACACCGGGCCCACCGGGGCGGGCGTGGGCCGGATCATCGAGGAGGCCCCGGACGCCCTGGACCGGTACCTGTTCCACCTCTCCCGGGCGGTGCCGCGCAAGCTCGACGGGATCCGGGTGGTGGTGGACTGCGCCAACGGGGCGGCCTCGGATGCGGCGCCCCTGGCCTACGCCGCCGCCGGCGCGGACGTGGTGGCCATCCACAACAGCCCGGACTCCTACAACATCAACGACTCCTGCGGCTCCACGCACATCGACGTGCTGCAGAAGGCGGTGCTGGAGCACGGCGCGGACCTGGGCCTGGCCCATGACGGCGACGCGGACCGCTGCCTGGCGGTGGACAGCTCCGGCAACGTCATCGACGGCGACCAGATCATGGCCATCCTGGCGGTAGCGATGAAGGAGGACGGGCTGCTGCACCACAACACCCTGGTCGCCACCGTGATGTCCAACCTGGGGCTGCGCCTGGCGATGCGCGAGCACGGCATCGAGATGCGCACCACCCGGGTCGGCGACCGCTACGTGCTCGCCGATCTCGCCGCCGGCGGCTACTCCCTCGGCGGGGAGCAGTCCGGGCACGTGGTGATCCCGGACTTCGCCACCACCGGCGACGGCACGCTCACCGGCCTCAACCTGATGGCCCGGATGGCCGGCACCGGCAAAACCCTGGCGGAGCTCGCCGCGGTGATGACCGTGCTGCCGCAGACGCTCATCAACGTCCCCGTCGCGGACAAGGCGGCCATCGCCGACTCCCCGGAGGTCACCGCCGCGGTCGCCGAGGCGGAGGCGGAGCTGGGGGAGACCGGCCGGGTGCTGCTGCGCCCCTCCGGCACCGAGGAGCTGTTCCGGGTGATGGTGGAGGCCGCCGACGCGGAGACCGCCCGGCGGATCGCCGGCCACCTGGCCGCGGTGGTCGCCGCCGTCTGA
- the idi gene encoding isopentenyl-diphosphate Delta-isomerase: MPDTADFSGRFAPGEAEIQVETVDRSGRATGTIGKLEAHRPPGILHRAFSLFLFDEAGRMLLQRRAAAKYHSPLLLTNATCSHPHAGEAPADAVRRRAREELGVAPTELAELGVVIYQVADERTGLYEHEYNHVFAGRVDAAKLDPDPAEVAETVLVTPRELAALRAEEPFTSWFNHVWAIGAERFARWGFDPAGVAGVDGPGGPLGEVDVVLRHDDAAIADDAGDAR, from the coding sequence ATGCCCGACACAGCCGACTTCAGCGGGCGCTTCGCCCCGGGCGAGGCCGAGATCCAGGTCGAGACCGTCGACCGCTCCGGCCGCGCCACGGGCACCATCGGCAAACTCGAGGCGCACCGGCCGCCGGGCATCCTGCACCGGGCGTTCTCCCTGTTCCTCTTCGACGAGGCCGGCCGGATGCTGCTGCAGCGCCGGGCGGCCGCGAAGTACCACTCCCCGCTGCTGCTCACCAACGCCACCTGCTCGCATCCGCACGCCGGGGAGGCCCCGGCGGATGCGGTGCGCCGCCGCGCCCGGGAGGAGCTGGGGGTGGCGCCCACCGAGCTCGCCGAACTGGGCGTGGTCATCTACCAGGTGGCCGATGAGCGCACCGGGCTCTACGAGCACGAGTACAACCACGTCTTCGCCGGCCGGGTGGACGCCGCCAAGCTCGACCCGGACCCGGCGGAGGTCGCGGAGACGGTGCTGGTCACCCCCCGGGAGCTGGCGGCGCTGCGCGCCGAGGAGCCCTTCACCAGCTGGTTCAACCACGTGTGGGCGATCGGCGCGGAGCGCTTCGCCCGCTGGGGCTTCGACCCGGCCGGGGTGGCCGGGGTGGACGGGCCCGGCGGACCCCTCGGCGAGGTCGACGTGGTGCTCCGCCATGACGACGCCGCCATCGCCGATGATGCCGGTGATGCCCGGTGA
- the mvk gene encoding mevalonate kinase — MTKVDPPAGAAGEPGLSAESGVALGEAHAKAILIGEHSVVYGHPAIAIPVTSLRTVARVSAETGPIRFGIDGSILAIDELPARIAPIGEAARVALRAFGLPEADVLIRLRTGIPPAAGLGGSAAVAHAVIEAVRRFAGGELTEAERFELVQAAERVAHGNPSGLDATATRARTPILFHAGATRPLAVGAPMWLVLGDTGVRGSTSDAVARVRGFVDAHPGRGAELLDLLARMTGEAERLLAAGDVGRLGPCLDRAHDALVELGVGHDAIDELVAAARAGGARGVKITGAGCGGCVLALADSAAAAERLSHAMTEANAVASWVVEVEPTAGEGAR; from the coding sequence GTGACCAAGGTCGATCCCCCCGCCGGCGCGGCCGGGGAACCGGGGCTGTCCGCCGAATCCGGCGTCGCCCTCGGTGAGGCCCACGCCAAGGCCATCCTCATCGGCGAGCATTCCGTGGTCTACGGGCACCCCGCCATCGCGATCCCGGTGACCAGCCTGCGCACCGTCGCCCGGGTGAGCGCGGAGACCGGCCCGATCCGCTTCGGCATCGACGGCTCCATCCTCGCCATCGACGAGCTGCCCGCCCGGATCGCCCCCATCGGGGAGGCCGCCCGGGTGGCGCTGCGCGCCTTCGGGCTGCCCGAGGCCGATGTGCTGATCCGGCTGCGCACCGGGATCCCCCCGGCGGCGGGCCTGGGCGGCTCCGCGGCGGTGGCGCACGCCGTGATCGAGGCGGTGCGCCGCTTCGCCGGCGGGGAGCTCACCGAGGCGGAGCGCTTCGAGCTGGTGCAGGCCGCCGAGCGGGTCGCGCACGGCAACCCCTCCGGGCTGGACGCCACCGCCACCCGGGCGCGCACCCCGATCCTCTTCCACGCCGGGGCGACCCGGCCGCTGGCGGTCGGCGCGCCGATGTGGCTGGTGCTCGGCGACACCGGGGTGCGCGGCTCCACCTCCGACGCGGTGGCCCGGGTGCGCGGCTTCGTCGACGCGCACCCCGGCCGCGGCGCCGAACTTCTGGACCTGCTCGCCCGGATGACCGGGGAGGCGGAGCGGCTGCTCGCCGCCGGCGACGTCGGCCGGCTCGGGCCCTGCCTGGACCGGGCCCATGACGCCCTGGTGGAGCTGGGCGTGGGCCATGACGCGATCGACGAGCTGGTCGCCGCGGCACGCGCCGGCGGGGCCCGCGGGGTGAAGATCACCGGCGCCGGCTGCGGCGGCTGCGTGCTCGCCCTCGCCGACTCCGCCGCCGCCGCGGAACGGCTCAGCCACGCCATGACCGAGGCCAATGCGGTGGCCTCCTGGGTCGTCGAGGTCGAGCCCACCGCCGGGGAGGGGGCCCGATGA
- the mvaD gene encoding diphosphomevalonate decarboxylase, with protein MNAPGEILVPGGAAPRPATARAHPNIALIKYWGKRDEALQLPATGSLSLTLGIAPTTTTVTPDGSLAADAGLLGGEPMSATELGRVSRFLDLVRARAAAAAGADPADLPRARVDSVNEIPTGAGLASSASGFAALTLAAAAAYGLPLTGAQASALARRGSGSACRSIFGSLVEWLPGAGAEDAASHAVPLPDSGVRLALVVAVLSPGRKKIDSREAMRRTVATSPSFPAWVESTPRELAAMKEAIAAADLPRIGELAESNALRMHATMLGAIPPVRYFAPATIAALDLVERLRAEGLGAWATMDAGPNVKVLCAPADAEAVAAAVRGAFPGIDVLVSGHGPGARLTSPAGGGA; from the coding sequence ATGAACGCGCCCGGGGAGATCCTGGTGCCCGGCGGTGCCGCGCCGCGCCCGGCGACCGCGAGGGCGCACCCGAACATCGCCCTCATCAAGTACTGGGGCAAACGCGATGAGGCGCTGCAGCTGCCCGCCACCGGCAGCCTCTCCCTGACCCTGGGCATCGCGCCCACCACCACCACGGTCACCCCCGACGGGTCCCTCGCCGCCGATGCGGGCCTGCTCGGCGGGGAGCCGATGTCGGCCACGGAGCTCGGCCGGGTCAGCCGGTTCCTGGACCTGGTGCGCGCCCGCGCCGCCGCGGCCGCCGGGGCGGACCCGGCCGACCTGCCCAGGGCCCGGGTGGACTCGGTCAACGAGATCCCCACCGGGGCGGGGCTGGCCTCCTCCGCCTCCGGTTTCGCCGCGCTCACCCTCGCCGCGGCCGCCGCCTACGGCCTGCCGCTCACCGGGGCGCAGGCCTCCGCCCTGGCCCGCCGCGGCTCCGGCTCGGCCTGCCGCTCCATCTTCGGCTCCCTGGTGGAGTGGCTGCCCGGGGCCGGCGCCGAGGACGCCGCCAGCCATGCGGTGCCGCTGCCGGACTCCGGGGTGCGGCTCGCCCTGGTGGTGGCGGTGCTCAGCCCCGGGCGGAAGAAGATCGACTCCCGGGAGGCGATGCGGCGCACCGTGGCGACCTCCCCCTCCTTCCCCGCCTGGGTGGAGTCCACCCCGCGGGAGCTGGCCGCGATGAAGGAGGCGATCGCCGCGGCGGACCTGCCCCGGATCGGCGAGCTCGCCGAATCCAATGCGCTGCGCATGCACGCCACGATGCTCGGCGCCATACCCCCGGTGCGCTACTTCGCCCCGGCGACCATCGCCGCCCTGGACCTGGTGGAGCGCCTGCGCGCCGAGGGCCTCGGCGCCTGGGCGACCATGGACGCCGGGCCGAACGTGAAGGTGCTCTGCGCCCCGGCGGACGCCGAGGCGGTCGCCGCCGCCGTCCGGGGGGCCTTCCCGGGCATCGACGTGCTGGTCTCCGGGCACGGGCCCGGGGCGCGGCTGACGTCGCCGGCCGGCGGGGGCGCCTGA
- a CDS encoding phosphomevalonate kinase, which yields MARPWPAAPAGALGFGAGCGKLYLAGEYAVMTPGTTAVILGVDRYLTAAAYPAAGDAGEVRSAQFAAHRRYRLGAGGAVDAPGWADDLVAAALAVGHGLAARAGAGARPLRLEISSGLDDAATGRKYGLGSSGAVTIAVIQAVARAHGLDPAPGELYRAGVLATRRAGAAGSAGDLACAALGGVVRYARPEPPADPDPDALDRPWPGLVLETMAWPAGVDLAVGWTGSPAATGAQLAAAGRRAGAAATADFPAAMGAVAEGLWAALGAGDAAAAAAPIRRARVLLAGYAAERGIVIETPALARLADLAESRGWAAKSSGAGGGDCGIALGAPDPAAAAALRADWAAAGITALDAAPCPPRAAGQ from the coding sequence ATGGCCCGGCCCTGGCCGGCCGCGCCGGCCGGCGCGCTCGGCTTCGGCGCCGGCTGCGGCAAGCTCTACCTCGCCGGGGAGTACGCGGTGATGACCCCGGGCACCACCGCGGTGATCCTCGGCGTGGACCGCTACCTCACCGCCGCCGCGTACCCGGCCGCCGGGGACGCCGGCGAGGTGCGCTCCGCCCAGTTCGCCGCCCACCGGCGCTACCGGCTCGGCGCCGGCGGGGCGGTCGACGCCCCCGGCTGGGCCGATGACCTGGTCGCCGCGGCGCTGGCCGTGGGCCATGGGCTCGCCGCCCGCGCCGGGGCGGGCGCCCGCCCGCTGCGGCTGGAGATCTCCTCCGGGCTCGACGACGCCGCCACCGGGCGCAAATACGGGCTCGGCTCCTCCGGGGCGGTGACCATCGCGGTGATCCAGGCCGTCGCCCGCGCGCACGGGCTGGACCCGGCCCCCGGGGAGCTCTACCGGGCGGGGGTGCTGGCGACCCGGCGCGCCGGGGCGGCCGGCTCCGCCGGGGACCTGGCCTGCGCCGCGCTCGGCGGGGTGGTGCGCTACGCCCGCCCGGAACCCCCCGCCGACCCGGATCCGGATGCGCTGGACCGGCCCTGGCCGGGGCTGGTGCTGGAGACCATGGCCTGGCCGGCCGGCGTCGACCTGGCGGTGGGCTGGACCGGCTCCCCGGCGGCCACCGGGGCGCAGCTCGCCGCCGCCGGCCGCCGCGCCGGCGCCGCGGCCACGGCGGATTTCCCGGCGGCGATGGGCGCGGTCGCCGAGGGGCTCTGGGCGGCGCTGGGCGCCGGGGACGCCGCCGCCGCGGCCGCGCCGATCCGGCGGGCCCGGGTGCTGCTCGCCGGCTACGCCGCCGAGCGCGGGATCGTGATCGAGACCCCGGCGCTGGCCCGCCTCGCCGACCTCGCGGAGTCCCGCGGGTGGGCGGCGAAGAGCTCCGGGGCCGGCGGCGGGGACTGCGGGATCGCCCTCGGCGCACCGGATCCGGCCGCGGCCGCCGCGCTGCGCGCGGACTGGGCGGCCGCCGGGATCACGGCCCTGGACGCGGCGCCCTGCCCGCCGCGGGCGGCGGGCCAATAG
- a CDS encoding hydroxymethylglutaryl-CoA reductase → MHDEEGPTMSEHEQDHAAIPLSWVGPVRISGNVMDDELKVPLATYETPLWPSCGRGAKITRLIDGGVTCTLVDERMTRSVLFTLDSAAEAVRVRDLIRAELPALQEVVGRSSRFARLIEVNSEIAGRLLVLRFEFTSGDASGHNMATLAAENLMTHLMGVHPELGYGSISANYCTDKKVSAVNGILGRGKHIIAEAVIPEQVVRERLRTTATRLVELNERKNLIGSILAGSLRSANAHYANMLLGFYLATGQDAANIVEGSQGITQVEDVDGAVRFSCTLPNLIVGSVGNGKGLDFVEANLDRLGCRAEREPGDNARRLAACCAAVVWCGELSLLAAQTNPGELMATHVGIERAGGA, encoded by the coding sequence ATGCACGATGAGGAAGGACCGACGATGAGCGAGCACGAGCAGGACCATGCGGCGATCCCGCTGAGCTGGGTGGGCCCGGTCCGGATCTCCGGCAACGTGATGGACGACGAGCTCAAGGTGCCGCTGGCCACCTACGAGACCCCGCTGTGGCCCTCCTGCGGCCGCGGGGCGAAGATCACCCGGCTGATCGACGGCGGGGTGACCTGCACCCTGGTCGACGAGCGGATGACCCGCTCGGTGCTGTTCACCCTGGACAGCGCCGCCGAGGCGGTGCGGGTGCGCGACCTCATCCGCGCCGAGCTGCCCGCGCTGCAGGAGGTGGTGGGCCGGTCCTCCCGCTTCGCCAGGCTCATCGAGGTCAACTCGGAGATCGCCGGCCGGCTGCTGGTGCTGCGCTTCGAGTTCACCTCCGGCGACGCCTCCGGGCACAACATGGCCACCCTGGCGGCGGAGAACCTGATGACCCACCTGATGGGGGTGCACCCGGAGCTGGGCTACGGCTCCATCTCCGCGAACTACTGCACCGACAAGAAGGTCTCCGCGGTCAACGGGATCCTCGGCCGCGGCAAGCACATCATCGCCGAGGCGGTGATCCCCGAGCAGGTGGTCCGGGAGCGGCTGCGCACCACCGCGACCCGCCTGGTGGAGCTCAACGAGCGGAAGAACCTGATCGGCTCCATCCTCGCCGGCTCGCTGCGCTCCGCCAACGCGCACTACGCGAACATGCTGCTCGGCTTCTACCTGGCCACCGGCCAGGACGCGGCGAACATCGTGGAGGGCTCCCAGGGCATCACCCAGGTCGAGGACGTCGACGGGGCGGTGCGCTTCTCCTGCACCCTGCCGAACCTGATCGTCGGCTCCGTGGGCAATGGCAAGGGCCTGGACTTCGTGGAGGCCAACCTGGACCGGTTGGGCTGCCGGGCGGAGCGGGAGCCCGGGGACAACGCCCGGCGCCTCGCCGCCTGCTGCGCCGCCGTAGTATGGTGTGGTGAACTATCGCTGCTCGCGGCGCAGACCAACCCGGGCGAGCTGATGGCCACCCACGTCGGCATCGAACGCGCCGGCGGCGCCTGA
- a CDS encoding hydroxymethylglutaryl-CoA synthase: MNVPTQAAGVPVGIDDISFATGSYRVDLADIAPRLGAEPAKYHKGLGQEQMSVVAPDEDPVTMAAAAAAPLIERGGAEGIRTLLFATETGIDQSKSAGVYVHALLGLPDTVRTVELKQACYSATAALQFAAALVARNPAERVLVIASDIARYDLDSAAEPTQGAGAVAFTVAANPRILRLDAANGVHTSDVMDFWRPNYRTQALVEGKLSIGAYIDAVAGAFADYRERGGAAFDEIDWFCYHQPFTKMASKAHLMLSERFGLDMDKARAEEIIAPTTGYNRRIGNSYTASTYFGLLSLLDTRPDLAGARVAIISYGSGCVAEFLTGRIVEGYEEMLHAEEHERILAERIRLGDADYYAMQTRVIEDQGNHSNIGEGLRRGTGPFSFTGVEGDKRRYVRRAD, from the coding sequence ATGAACGTTCCCACCCAGGCCGCTGGCGTACCCGTCGGCATCGACGACATCTCCTTCGCCACCGGCTCCTACCGGGTCGACCTCGCCGATATCGCCCCCCGCCTCGGCGCCGAGCCCGCCAAGTACCACAAGGGCCTCGGCCAGGAGCAGATGAGCGTGGTCGCCCCCGACGAGGACCCGGTGACCATGGCCGCCGCCGCGGCCGCCCCGCTCATCGAGCGCGGCGGAGCCGAGGGCATCCGCACCCTGCTCTTCGCCACCGAGACCGGCATCGACCAGTCCAAGTCCGCCGGGGTGTACGTGCACGCCCTGCTCGGGCTGCCGGACACGGTGCGCACCGTGGAGCTCAAGCAGGCCTGCTACTCGGCCACCGCGGCCCTGCAGTTCGCCGCCGCCCTGGTCGCCCGGAACCCCGCCGAGCGGGTGCTGGTGATCGCCTCCGACATCGCCCGCTACGACCTGGACTCCGCCGCCGAGCCCACCCAGGGCGCCGGGGCGGTGGCCTTCACCGTCGCCGCCAACCCGCGGATCCTCCGGCTCGACGCCGCCAACGGGGTGCACACCTCCGATGTGATGGACTTCTGGCGGCCCAACTACCGCACCCAGGCCCTGGTGGAGGGCAAGCTGTCGATCGGCGCCTACATCGACGCCGTCGCCGGGGCCTTCGCCGACTACCGGGAGCGCGGCGGCGCCGCCTTCGACGAGATCGACTGGTTCTGCTACCACCAGCCCTTCACCAAGATGGCCTCCAAGGCGCACCTGATGCTCTCCGAGCGCTTCGGCCTGGACATGGACAAGGCCCGCGCCGAGGAGATCATCGCCCCCACCACCGGCTACAACCGCCGGATCGGCAACTCCTACACCGCCTCCACCTACTTCGGGCTGCTCTCCCTGCTGGACACCCGGCCGGATCTCGCCGGCGCCCGGGTGGCCATCATCTCCTACGGCTCCGGCTGCGTCGCCGAGTTCCTCACCGGCCGGATTGTCGAGGGTTACGAGGAGATGCTGCACGCCGAGGAGCATGAGCGGATCCTCGCCGAGCGGATCCGGCTCGGCGACGCGGACTACTACGCCATGCAGACCCGGGTGATCGAGGACCAGGGCAACCACTCCAACATCGGCGAGGGGCTGCGCCGCGGCACCGGCCCGTTCAGCTTCACCGGGGTGGAGGGCGACAAGCGCCGCTACGTCCGCCGCGCGGACTAG